The following proteins are co-located in the Solanum pennellii chromosome 1, SPENNV200 genome:
- the LOC107011344 gene encoding phylloplanin-like, which produces MASSKVFLILILAAVIATPVALAQLGGLLGGLLAPTSIEGVLFCSLNGKIDVLNGATTPIFPNASVQLRCGSGNVVSSTTTNGSGAFSLVTSPVQSLLSSLLSDCNIVVTTPLSTCNATLPSVGVLQAPLQIVGKTAGGLLNIVNVVTGAFQLIN; this is translated from the exons ATGGCCTCAtcaaaagttttcttgattCTCATTTTGGCTGCAGTAATTGCAACCCCTGTTGCATTAGCCCAGTTAGGAGGACTTCTGGGTGGCCTTCTTGCCCCAACAAGTATAGAAGGGGTTCTATTTTGTAGCCTTAACGGCAAAATAGATGTCCTCAATGGAGCTACCACCCCAATTTTCCCTA ATGCATCGGTGCAATTGCGGTGTGGATCAGGAAATGTAGTATCAAGTACAACAACAAATGGATCAGGAGCGTTTTCGTTGGTGACGAGTCCTGTACAAAGTTTATTATCATCCTTGTTGTCTGACTGCAACATAGTGGTTACAACTCCGCTCTCAACATGTAACGCTACCTTACCATCCGTTGGGGTTCTGCAGGCACCTTTGCAGATTGTTGGCAAAACCGCTGGTGGACTTCTTAATATTGTCAATGTAGTTACTGGTGCTTTTCAACttatcaactaa